The Cutaneotrichosporon cavernicola HIS019 DNA, chromosome: 5 DNA segment CCCACTTGGACGGGAGGTGCTCCCAAGCCCAGTACCAGCTGATGCCACCCTGGGCGAGGTACTTGCGGATGTCCTTTGCCCAGTCACCGTTCGGCCAGATCATGCCGCGCTTGCCAGAGTTGCCGCCAGTAGCGGGAGgggccgagggcgtcgtAGCAGGAGGAGCCGTAGGCGACTCGGTGGCCGCGGGGGACTCGGTGGCTGCGGGGGACTCGGTGACCTCGGGAATCTCAGACGACTCCGGGATCTCCGGGATCTCCGGGTTGCTGCCAGGCTGGTCAGGGGTGTCTGGGGTGTCCGGGGTGTCCGGGGTGTCCGGAGTGTCGGGCGAGTCGGCGTTGGGGGGGCTCTCGACCGGGGTCTCGGTAGAAGAAGGCTGCTGGGTGGAAGTAGCCTGCTCGACGGGCGGCTGCGACTGGGGCTGCTCGGTGGTGCTACCAGACTGACCCTGGCCCTGACCCGAAGGACGGACGCGGCACTTCCTGCCGTTCACGGTCTTAAACTCGGCGCCACGGCGCGAGACGTTGGCGACGTTGTGGCGTGCGTGCTGGCGAGCgtggtgacgacgagcgacgCCATGACCATGGGCAGCCTGGTATGTGAGCCAAAAGGACGGTGATTGAAACGTACGTTAGGGGAAGCAGTGACGGTCTCTGCGGCCaggccggcgagggcgaggtagGGAAGAAGGTTGAAGAGCATTGTGGTGGTTGGGGGAGAGGTAATGAATGAGTGACTCGAAGAGAGTGTGAGGAGTGGACCAGCCACGTAgagtcgtcgaggagagaggtgggagaagaggatgagagagtgagttagagatgaagatgaagatgaagatgggATAGGTATCAAGATGTAGTGGATTCGAGGGGGGTGGGGACTGAGGGTAAAGGGCTGTGGCTTTGGGTGGACAAAAGAGGGTACTGGACGATGACCTTGGTGCTGTCCAGTGTGTCCAGTTTGATGAGGGAGAGTTACGCCAGGCAGCCAGGCAGCCGGGGTGCAGGCGTCCAGGCTGGGAGAGAAGGCAGAGGTTTAAGCAGGAACATCACACGACGCGTGCGTGCCAAGACATCCATGCGCAGGGTCATTTTAAGGGTCCAAACAAGTTTCATAGTCTTCCTTTTTAATGTATATTACTATTACATTAACTCTTTACATTTTGCATTACAATGACCAAGGGTTAGGGTTCAACCCCCTTTCAATTATTCGTCCCTGACCCCTGAGTCACGTCCACTGTCCACCCTGCACCCTGGCGCACTCGGATCGCGGCTCTCCACTTTCTCATTCTCCTCTGACATGATCTGACACCCGCCTGTCCCTGCCTGCTCTGTGCTCTGTGCTCTCTGTCTACAGTGCTTTAGACCTAACGTTATCGTGTAGCATGGTAGCTTTGCTGTGTGGCCACTGGCCACCAGGGACAGCCCAGTTGCACCCGGCTTTTGCGGAAACTTTGCTCGGCCATGCTTGGGCGGCTTGGGCGGCTTATGCAACCTACCACCCAATGCGGGATCCACGGCTCACGGGATGGGTATGGGTACGTGTGCTCTTGGCGTTGCTCCAAATCAACAACCGAAATACGGTGTACATTAATCACGGTTAGAGTAAAAGCCCACCCAATATGTTGGACTCTCTTTCACTCATACAAGCATTCGCCAACCGTGCCTGGTAGTTTTACAGACAGCTGGGTGATCGTAGGAGAGGGGCATCAATAAGCGGATATGAAAGGTGTCACGTGAAGAATAAATGCACGTGACCTTTTACATGTAAAAGCCTTGTAAACGTTCGCCCTTTACATGACCTTTTACATTGTAAAAGTCACCCCTTTTACATTTGTAAAAGTTATGTAAAAGGCCAATATTTTACGCTACTTTTACACGTGTAAAAGCCTGAGCCAACCGAGGTGTGACAAACAGCTGGGTGAATCGATATAAACTGCAGCGTATTGTTACCAAGACGCCCACGACAGTCCTCATGGAACATGGAACAAGAGGTTTGCCAACAGCCTGCGGAACATTGGCACGTGTGCTGCTTGATGCTTGGCATACATCATAGAACCCTGCCATAGACGCGTATCCACCGACTCGACTCTTTAAGCGAGCGTCGCCCGATGATCTACGGCCGCATCTATTCTCATCCCTCATGGCATCTACTTGGACATGTGTTGAGTGAATATCGCAACAAATTCGACGTCCTCATGTGCCTGACGCAGTTAATCTCGCTGCAAAAACGCCGAAATGCAGGGTATCCCGCGGTGACATTCGGCCGTACCGTGCTATCGTGGCTTACAGAGTCATTATCGACCCCGGATATCGTCTGTCGGAGCTCATCCTACCCTGCCGACGCCGCAGCGATCACAAAGCTGCGATCAGTCGCATAGGATACAAGTATGCCAGCATTAGACAGCCATGGCCCCTAACCTCCTTGACTATCCCCACTGCCAGACTCGTCCTGCGTAGAGAATGGCCATGGACCCATATACACCCGACCAAGTCACTGCCAGTGAGTGTGGCCAGTGTGTCCACCACTGACGCTCTAGTGTTGAttggcagcggcgagaGGAAAGCCAAGATGCCCTACTGGCTGACATTCATCAAGTCGTTGCTGGGCGGCTGGATGGTAAGTCGCCGCAAATCGATGGGGCTAACATCAGATCGGATTTGGTGCGAATCTCGTGCACGTCATGCATGGAACCGCTGGAAACCTGGCCACAGATGCACCTGTCATTGTCAACTTGCTTGGGGCCGTCTTCTTCCCGATCCCTCTCCTCATGATCCTCGTCACCGGGATGGAGCTGATCACGGCCAACCTGAGTAAGTGCTCCCTCCTACCGTCCCACGAGGCTGACCGGCAGTGGTTGTCCCCATGGCCGTCGCGAACCGCAGAGTCAAGCTGTGGGAGCTACCCGTCAACGTGATCATTGTCTTCTTCGGCAACCTGGCGGGTGTGCTGGTGTACGCAATGCTCCTGGGTGAGTGCGGTCTCACGTGGCAACTTTCAAAGCTCACACTTTAGCCCAATGCTCCGAGCTCTACACCTCGCAGCCCCTCATCGAATTCACAGTGTCCCTTGCGGTGAAGAAGACGAGCCTTGGCTGGGGTGTTTGCGTCCTGCGTGGCATCGGCTGCAACTTTCTCGTGTGTATGGGCGTCTGGCTCgccacgtcgtcgcgtgAGATGTCGTCCAAGATTATCGCCATGTACCTGCCCGCTAGTCTCTTTGTGTTCCTCGGGTTCGAGCATGTCGCTGCGTGAGTCCACCAT contains these protein-coding regions:
- a CDS encoding uncharacterized protein (Formate nitrite transporter); its protein translation is MDPYTPDQVTAMLIGSGERKAKMPYWLTFIKSLLGGWMIGFGANLVHVMHGTAGNLATDAPVIVNLLGAVFFPIPLLMILVTGMELITANLMVVPMAVANRRVKLWELPVNVIIVFFGNLAGVLVYAMLLAQCSELYTSQPLIEFTVSLAVKKTSLGWGVCVLRGIGCNFLVCMGVWLATSSREMSSKIIAMYLPASLFVFLGFEHVAANMYFVPMGMLNGASITVGRYIVRSVLPSFIGNMLGGCLLGLPMVFMHHPPELPSFWSRSSSGSSMCTFTEEAPTRVASRVNVSESKV
- a CDS encoding uncharacterized protein (Glycosyl hydrolase catalytic core), which gives rise to MLFNLLPYLALAGLAAETVTASPNAAHGHGVARRHHARQHARHNVANVSRRGAEFKTVNGRKCRVRPSGQGQGQSGSTTEQPQSQPPVEQATSTQQPSSTETPVESPPNADSPDTPDTPDTPDTPDTPDQPGSNPEIPEIPESSEIPEVTESPAATESPAATESPTAPPATTPSAPPATGGNSGKRGMIWPNGDWAKDIRKYLAQGGISWYWAWEHLPSKWAADAGVEFVPQFWGPQKYDQWYKQKADNWNGQKVSNVMFFNEPDLMGLAVASGVSPADAVSHWHKEMAPLRSQGIRIGSAAPAGGNKNWVVEFEEACGGACNADFITMHVYVSDIEVFKKSVTDAYNLHGQRPIWVTEWACHDFGGGGGNCNDPAGFTREATQWMDSQPWVERYSLFGSISELHGVDTKCGLMNTWDPYDPTTLWWDYIHA